A part of Mycolicibacterium sp. TUM20985 genomic DNA contains:
- a CDS encoding alpha/beta hydrolase, with protein MSRTAMTIDADGEGRLAADFTAASDDALDGPRGRPCVVMAHGFTGTRDCGLDGFIDVLTAAGAHVLAFDYRHFGQSSGIPDQLVSPARQIRYYHAAIHHARALPGVDPYRIAVWGVSLSGGHVMRVAAEDRRLAAVVSLTPGIDGGAAVALMLRTRGLRDPMRVVGRAAADVAAAALGRPPVLTPAIGRPGDAAAITPPGALEAMTTIAGPMWRNEFPARGLLAVGAYRPASKAGRIRCPVLMQIADHDQVAPAHSARRIAERIGASTQHYPCDHFDVYTGMAFHEQVAAHQVEFLRRVLSSPTDQKDRS; from the coding sequence ATGAGCCGGACGGCCATGACCATCGACGCCGACGGGGAGGGGCGCCTTGCAGCGGACTTCACCGCGGCTTCCGACGACGCACTCGACGGACCGCGGGGACGACCGTGCGTCGTCATGGCCCACGGCTTCACCGGCACCCGCGACTGCGGCCTGGACGGCTTCATCGATGTGCTCACGGCAGCAGGCGCGCACGTCCTGGCCTTCGACTACCGACACTTCGGCCAATCCTCCGGCATCCCAGACCAATTGGTGAGCCCCGCACGGCAGATCAGGTACTACCACGCCGCGATCCATCACGCGCGCGCCCTTCCCGGTGTAGACCCCTACCGCATCGCGGTGTGGGGTGTGTCGCTCTCCGGTGGTCATGTCATGCGGGTGGCGGCGGAGGATCGGCGATTGGCTGCCGTCGTGAGCCTAACGCCGGGTATCGACGGCGGCGCGGCGGTGGCACTCATGCTGCGCACACGGGGTCTGCGAGATCCGATGCGCGTCGTCGGACGTGCCGCCGCGGACGTGGCCGCAGCCGCACTCGGTCGCCCGCCCGTCCTCACCCCGGCGATCGGACGTCCCGGAGACGCCGCCGCCATCACACCACCGGGCGCCCTCGAGGCGATGACCACCATCGCCGGCCCCATGTGGCGCAACGAGTTTCCGGCTCGCGGTCTGCTCGCCGTCGGGGCCTATCGCCCTGCCAGCAAGGCGGGACGGATCAGGTGCCCGGTGCTCATGCAGATCGCTGACCACGACCAGGTGGCACCGGCCCACAGCGCTCGCCGGATTGCCGAGCGTATCGGCGCGAGCACCCAGCACTATCCGTGTGACCACTTCGACGTGTACACCGGCATGGCTTTTCACGAGCAGGTCGCCGCACATCAGGTCGAGTTCCTGCGTCGAGTACTGAGCTCACCGACGGATCAGAAGGACCGCTCATGA
- a CDS encoding EamA family transporter: MSGLGYGVSDFVGGLASRRVAALRVVLVSYPVALVLLTMLSLVVGGHVSTPAIVWGGLCGLSQAFGVWWFYAALASGPMSMVSPLTAILVAGVPVIAGVTLGERPSALAYVGIAIALIAVVFVSRQVREGDLTAHRFTTKVAWLTLGAGLAFGLNFVLIDQAPVEAGLWPLVFARLTASLTVVGIAAVSGQLTVPSGVPLKLALAAGVLDTVSNVALLLALHASMLSLTSVLISLYPAATVGLALVVLKERVTRWQVVGMVLALISVGFIAAGMH; encoded by the coding sequence ATCTCCGGGCTCGGCTACGGGGTCAGCGACTTCGTCGGAGGTCTGGCGTCACGACGGGTCGCCGCGCTGCGGGTGGTGCTGGTGTCCTATCCGGTGGCGTTGGTGCTGCTCACCATGCTGTCCTTGGTGGTCGGCGGGCACGTGTCGACGCCCGCAATCGTGTGGGGCGGGCTCTGCGGCCTCAGCCAGGCGTTCGGGGTGTGGTGGTTCTACGCTGCGCTGGCGTCGGGGCCGATGTCGATGGTGTCGCCGTTGACGGCCATCCTGGTCGCAGGTGTCCCCGTCATCGCCGGGGTGACGCTGGGGGAGCGGCCGAGTGCTCTCGCGTACGTGGGCATCGCGATCGCGTTGATCGCGGTGGTCTTCGTCAGCCGCCAAGTGCGTGAAGGGGATTTGACCGCACACCGGTTCACCACGAAGGTGGCGTGGCTGACGCTGGGTGCTGGGCTCGCGTTCGGCCTGAACTTCGTGCTCATCGATCAGGCGCCGGTGGAGGCGGGGTTGTGGCCACTGGTGTTCGCCCGGTTGACGGCCAGCCTGACGGTCGTTGGGATCGCCGCCGTCTCGGGCCAGCTCACCGTGCCGTCGGGAGTGCCGCTCAAACTGGCGTTGGCGGCGGGGGTCTTGGACACCGTCTCCAACGTCGCGTTGCTTCTCGCGTTGCACGCGTCGATGCTCTCGCTGACCAGCGTCCTGATCTCGCTGTATCCCGCGGCCACGGTCGGGCTCGCGTTGGTGGTGCTCAAGGAGCGGGTGACGCGCTGGCAGGTGGTCGGCATGGTGTTGGCGCTGATCTCGGTGGGTTTCATCGCCGCGGGAATGCATTGA
- the smpB gene encoding SsrA-binding protein SmpB — protein MVKKSAADVKKHRNNQVVATNRKARHNYSILETFEAGVALMGTEVKSLREGQASLADSFATVDDGEVWLRNLHIPEYHHGSWTNHAPRRNRKLLMHRTQIDNLIGKIKDGNLSLVPLSLYFTEGKVKVELALARGKQAHDKRQDIAKRDADREVTRELGRRSKGMT, from the coding sequence GTGGTCAAGAAGTCGGCTGCGGACGTCAAGAAGCACCGCAACAATCAGGTCGTGGCCACCAATCGCAAGGCGCGCCACAACTATTCGATCCTGGAGACCTTCGAGGCCGGGGTGGCGTTGATGGGTACCGAGGTGAAGAGCTTGCGGGAGGGTCAAGCGTCGCTGGCGGACTCTTTCGCGACCGTCGACGACGGCGAAGTGTGGTTGCGCAACCTCCACATCCCCGAGTATCACCACGGCTCCTGGACGAATCACGCGCCGCGGCGCAATCGAAAACTGTTGATGCACCGCACGCAGATCGACAATCTGATCGGCAAGATCAAGGACGGCAACCTCTCGCTGGTGCCGCTGTCGCTGTACTTCACCGAGGGCAAGGTCAAGGTGGAACTCGCCCTGGCCCGCGGCAAGCAGGCGCACGACAAGCGTCAGGACATCGCCAAGCGCGACGCCGACCGCGAAGTCACCCGGGAGCTTGGCAGGCGCTCCAAGGGCATGACCTGA
- a CDS encoding CaiB/BaiF CoA transferase family protein, with protein MPGPLRRLRVVELAGIGPGPHAAQILGDLGADVVRVKRAGPSGLPEVMTRNRRSVTADLKTAGGRALVLRLVIHADVLIEGFRPGVAERLGVGPDDCAAVNERLVYARMTGWGQSGPRSQRAGHDINYLSLNGVLHAIGRAGERPVPPLNLVGDCGGGSMFLVTGVLAALWDRQFSGSGQVVDAAMVDGSSVLNQMVWDLRALGMWSDERGVNMVDTGAPYYDTYECADGRYVAVGAIEPQFYAELLTGLGLDAGVLPGQNDTSRWPQLRTVIAAAFLAHDRDHWAKTLADTDACVTPVLSFAEVQTDSHISERRTFLSDGDHLTPAPAPRFSRSVPDDPGPEAPVDAESVLAQWAAAR; from the coding sequence ATGCCAGGACCCTTGCGGCGCCTGCGCGTGGTCGAACTCGCCGGCATCGGCCCCGGTCCACACGCCGCGCAGATCCTCGGCGACCTCGGCGCTGATGTCGTCCGCGTCAAACGGGCTGGCCCGAGCGGGCTGCCTGAGGTGATGACCCGCAACCGACGCTCGGTCACCGCCGACCTCAAGACCGCAGGTGGTCGAGCCCTGGTGCTGCGCTTGGTAATTCACGCGGACGTGCTCATCGAGGGATTCCGACCCGGTGTCGCCGAACGCCTCGGCGTGGGCCCGGATGACTGCGCGGCGGTCAACGAACGGCTGGTGTACGCCCGGATGACGGGATGGGGGCAGAGTGGCCCCCGCAGCCAGCGCGCCGGCCACGACATCAACTACCTCTCGCTCAACGGTGTGCTGCACGCCATCGGCCGGGCCGGCGAGCGGCCAGTCCCGCCGCTGAACCTGGTGGGCGACTGCGGCGGCGGCTCCATGTTCCTGGTCACCGGTGTGCTCGCCGCGCTGTGGGACCGCCAATTCTCCGGCAGCGGCCAGGTGGTCGACGCCGCCATGGTGGACGGCTCCAGCGTGCTGAACCAGATGGTGTGGGATCTGCGGGCGCTGGGCATGTGGAGCGACGAGCGCGGGGTCAACATGGTCGACACCGGCGCGCCCTACTACGACACCTATGAATGCGCCGACGGCCGCTACGTCGCGGTGGGCGCGATCGAACCGCAGTTCTACGCCGAGTTGCTCACCGGCCTCGGCCTAGATGCCGGCGTGCTGCCCGGGCAGAACGACACGAGCCGGTGGCCGCAGTTGCGTACTGTGATCGCCGCGGCGTTCCTGGCCCACGACCGCGACCACTGGGCGAAGACACTCGCCGACACCGATGCCTGTGTCACCCCGGTACTGTCCTTCGCGGAGGTGCAGACCGACAGCCACATCAGCGAGCGCCGCACCTTCCTGTCCGACGGCGACCATCTGACACCGGCCCCGGCACCGCGGTTCTCCCGGTCGGTGCCCGACGACCCCGGCCCCGAAGCGCCAGTCGACGCGGAATCCGTTCTGGCACAGTGGGCGGCGGCCCGATGA
- a CDS encoding mechanosensitive ion channel family protein: protein MTTNTYLAIGLADSWHDFWRGDIGEWIITRGLRIVMLVLAAILAARFVQWTARRITRRIDADFRESDALVRSEATKHRQAVASVISWVTIALLCVVVLVEITDIVAIPVGSLVAPAAVLGAALGFGAQRVVQDLLSGFFIITEKQYGFGDLVALTVSGIAQPAEGTVEDVTLRVTKLRSSEGEVFTIPNGQIVKTVNQSKDWARAVVDIPVPTTADLNKVNDVLHQVTESAMDDKQMAALMLDQPQLMGVESIELDTVNLRMVARTLPGKQFEVGRQLRVLIVAALRRAGIASPVEATPTIGALSPSATTAIAEDPQAQGDDR, encoded by the coding sequence ATGACGACTAACACGTATTTGGCCATCGGATTGGCCGACAGTTGGCACGACTTTTGGCGCGGCGACATCGGCGAATGGATCATCACGCGCGGCCTCCGCATCGTGATGCTGGTCCTGGCTGCGATCCTGGCCGCGCGATTCGTGCAGTGGACCGCGCGCAGGATCACCCGCCGCATCGATGCGGACTTCCGCGAGAGCGACGCGCTGGTGCGATCGGAGGCCACCAAGCACCGTCAAGCGGTCGCCTCGGTGATCTCCTGGGTCACGATCGCCCTGCTGTGCGTCGTGGTCCTCGTGGAGATCACCGACATCGTCGCGATACCGGTCGGCTCCCTGGTGGCGCCCGCTGCAGTCCTCGGCGCGGCCCTGGGCTTCGGCGCCCAGCGCGTCGTGCAGGACCTGCTGTCGGGGTTCTTCATCATCACTGAGAAGCAGTACGGCTTCGGTGACCTCGTGGCGCTGACGGTGAGCGGTATCGCGCAGCCCGCCGAGGGCACGGTCGAGGACGTCACGCTGCGCGTGACCAAGTTGCGATCCAGCGAGGGCGAGGTCTTCACGATCCCCAACGGGCAGATCGTGAAGACGGTCAACCAGTCGAAGGACTGGGCGCGCGCCGTCGTAGACATCCCGGTTCCCACCACAGCCGATCTGAACAAGGTCAACGACGTGCTGCACCAGGTGACTGAGAGCGCGATGGACGACAAGCAGATGGCGGCTCTCATGCTCGACCAGCCGCAGCTGATGGGCGTCGAGAGCATCGAACTCGACACCGTGAACCTGCGGATGGTCGCGCGCACGCTGCCCGGCAAGCAGTTCGAAGTGGGTCGACAGCTCCGCGTCCTCATCGTCGCCGCCCTGCGCAGGGCGGGCATCGCCAGCCCGGTGGAGGCCACGCCGACGATCGGTGCGCTGTCGCCGTCCGCTACAACGGCGATCGCCGAGGACCCGCAGGCCCAGGGGGATGACCGATGA
- a CDS encoding flavin-containing monooxygenase, whose amino-acid sequence MTPDHHTVIIGAGFGGIGTAIKLDQAGLSDYLILEAGDGPGGTWYWNTYPGVAVDIPSFSYQFSFEQNPNWSRSYAPGQELRGYADHCVWKYGLAERIRYGATVVSADFDEPDSLWRLKLASGQQVTARFLVNACGLMTTPNVPDFDGLDDFTGPRCHTARWDATIDLAGKRVGVIGTGASAVQVIAEIAQYVDHLTVFQRTPVWCFPKFDFEIPASARRVMRLPGGRHLLRLASQSYVEVLFPGVANYFAKLPIKGQAEKIGRSYLEREVRDPATRAKLTPTYAVGCKRPAFHNTYLSTFNRDDVDLVTDRIEKITSGGIIAGGAEYDVDVLILATGFKMMGEDWITYELTGTGQRSLNETFAKDRQRAYEGVSVPDFPNHFLICGPYGYVGSSYFALIEAQSRHIVRCLTRAQEVGAARVEVRLEANDRYFAEMMAKRGRQVFWQDSCRNANSYYFDAHGDVPVRPGTTFGTYWRSKRFPLEDYHFDRTMAVTAAQVR is encoded by the coding sequence ATGACCCCCGACCATCACACCGTCATCATCGGCGCCGGCTTCGGCGGAATCGGCACCGCGATCAAACTCGACCAGGCCGGCCTGTCCGACTACCTGATCCTGGAAGCCGGCGACGGGCCCGGTGGCACCTGGTACTGGAACACCTATCCCGGTGTGGCGGTGGACATCCCATCGTTTTCCTACCAGTTCTCCTTCGAACAGAATCCGAACTGGTCCCGGTCTTATGCACCCGGGCAGGAGTTGCGCGGCTACGCCGATCACTGCGTGTGGAAGTACGGACTCGCCGAACGAATCCGCTACGGGGCAACAGTGGTCAGCGCTGACTTCGACGAGCCGGACAGCTTGTGGCGGCTGAAACTAGCTTCTGGACAACAGGTTACGGCCCGCTTTCTGGTCAATGCGTGCGGCCTGATGACCACCCCGAACGTGCCCGACTTCGACGGTCTCGACGACTTCACCGGGCCGCGGTGTCACACCGCGCGCTGGGACGCCACCATCGATCTGGCCGGCAAGCGGGTGGGCGTCATCGGGACCGGGGCGTCGGCTGTGCAGGTGATCGCCGAGATCGCGCAGTACGTCGACCACCTGACGGTGTTCCAGCGGACTCCGGTGTGGTGCTTCCCCAAGTTCGACTTCGAAATTCCCGCGTCCGCCCGCCGGGTGATGCGACTGCCCGGCGGAAGGCACCTGCTGCGGCTGGCTAGCCAGAGCTACGTGGAGGTGCTCTTCCCCGGGGTGGCGAACTACTTTGCGAAGCTGCCGATCAAGGGTCAGGCCGAGAAGATCGGCCGGTCCTACCTCGAACGCGAGGTGCGCGACCCGGCCACCCGCGCGAAACTCACGCCCACCTACGCGGTCGGCTGTAAGCGGCCGGCCTTTCACAACACGTATCTGTCGACGTTCAACCGCGACGACGTCGACCTCGTCACGGACCGGATCGAGAAGATCACCTCGGGCGGGATCATCGCCGGCGGCGCCGAATACGACGTCGACGTCCTGATTCTGGCCACCGGGTTCAAGATGATGGGTGAGGACTGGATCACCTATGAACTGACCGGAACGGGTCAACGATCCCTCAACGAGACGTTCGCCAAGGACCGCCAGCGTGCCTACGAGGGCGTCAGCGTCCCCGATTTTCCCAACCACTTCCTGATCTGCGGTCCCTACGGTTACGTCGGGTCCTCCTACTTCGCTCTCATCGAAGCGCAGAGCCGCCACATCGTGCGCTGCCTGACCCGGGCGCAAGAAGTGGGTGCGGCCCGCGTCGAGGTGCGTCTGGAGGCCAACGACCGCTACTTCGCGGAGATGATGGCCAAGCGCGGCCGGCAGGTGTTCTGGCAGGACAGCTGCCGCAACGCCAACAGTTACTACTTCGACGCGCACGGCGACGTCCCGGTCCGCCCGGGGACCACGTTCGGAACCTACTGGCGCAGCAAGCGTTTCCCGCTGGAGGACTACCACTTCGACCGGACGATGGCGGTCACCGCCGCTCAGGTGCGGTAA
- a CDS encoding FAD-dependent oxidoreductase — protein sequence MRSHRVAIVGSGPSGYFAAASLLKFADSTADSETPTDVRVDMLEMLPTPFGLVRSGVAPDHPKIKTISAQFDKTATDPRFRFFGNIRVGEHVQPAELAERYDAVVYAVGAQADRPLGIPGEELTGSVAAVDFVGWYNAHPHFEEMSPDLSTGRAVVVGNGNVALDVARLLVSDPDALANTDIADHALAALHSRGVEEVVILGRRGPLQATFTTMELRELGDLDAMADVDVIVDPLDFVGISDEDLEAAGKTAKLNIKTLRGYAEKGPRGAKRRIVFRFHTSPIEIKGTDRVSSIVLGRNELVNDGGRLVAKDTGAREELATQLVVRAVGYRGVPTPGLPFDERSGTIPHTDGRIDGSRNEYVVGWIKRGPSGVIGSNKKDSQDTVNTLVADLGAPRELDGVTDDAVEWLLSRQPLLVTDDHWKLIDTHERTSGQPGGRPRVKLTSVAELLRIGHG from the coding sequence ATGCGCTCTCATCGCGTCGCGATCGTCGGTTCGGGTCCGTCGGGCTACTTTGCCGCCGCCTCCCTGCTGAAGTTCGCCGACTCGACCGCCGACTCCGAGACGCCGACGGACGTACGCGTCGACATGCTCGAGATGCTGCCGACCCCGTTCGGTCTGGTGCGCTCGGGCGTCGCGCCCGATCACCCGAAGATCAAGACCATCAGCGCGCAATTCGACAAGACGGCGACCGATCCCCGCTTCCGGTTCTTCGGCAACATCCGGGTGGGTGAACACGTACAGCCGGCCGAACTGGCCGAGCGCTACGACGCGGTCGTCTACGCCGTCGGCGCCCAGGCCGATCGTCCCCTGGGCATCCCCGGCGAGGAGTTGACCGGAAGCGTGGCCGCCGTCGACTTCGTCGGCTGGTACAACGCCCACCCACACTTCGAGGAGATGTCACCCGATCTGTCGACGGGGCGGGCGGTGGTCGTCGGCAACGGCAACGTGGCCCTTGACGTCGCCCGCCTCCTGGTCAGCGATCCCGACGCGCTGGCCAACACCGACATCGCCGACCATGCCTTGGCGGCCCTGCACTCGCGGGGGGTGGAGGAGGTGGTGATTCTCGGGCGCCGAGGACCACTGCAGGCCACGTTCACCACCATGGAACTGCGCGAGCTGGGCGACCTCGACGCGATGGCCGACGTGGACGTGATCGTCGACCCCCTCGACTTCGTCGGCATCTCCGACGAGGACCTGGAGGCGGCGGGCAAGACCGCCAAGCTGAACATCAAGACCTTGCGTGGGTACGCCGAGAAAGGACCGCGAGGAGCCAAGCGGCGCATAGTGTTTCGCTTCCACACCTCCCCCATCGAAATCAAGGGGACCGACCGGGTCTCGTCGATCGTGCTCGGCCGCAACGAGTTGGTGAACGACGGTGGCCGTCTGGTCGCCAAGGACACCGGTGCGCGCGAGGAACTGGCGACCCAACTCGTCGTCCGCGCCGTGGGATACCGGGGCGTGCCGACACCGGGATTGCCGTTCGACGAGCGGTCGGGAACCATCCCGCACACCGACGGCAGAATCGACGGCAGTCGCAATGAGTACGTCGTCGGCTGGATCAAGCGGGGACCGTCGGGCGTCATCGGCAGCAACAAGAAGGACTCGCAGGACACGGTGAATACCTTGGTGGCCGACCTTGGCGCGCCCCGCGAACTGGACGGTGTCACCGACGATGCGGTCGAGTGGCTGCTGTCGCGGCAGCCGTTGCTGGTCACCGACGATCACTGGAAGCTGATCGACACCCACGAACGAACGTCCGGGCAGCCGGGCGGCAGGCCGCGGGTGAAGTTGACCAGCGTGGCGGAGTTACTGCGGATCGGGCACGGCTGA
- the prfB gene encoding peptide chain release factor 2, whose product MDPDRQDDITALDTTLTTVERVLDVDGLRDRIKTLEDAASDPKLWDDQTRAQKVTSELSHTQSELRRVEEMRQRLDDLPVMYELASEEEGASSTEAFEDADVELAKLREDIQGLEVRTLLSGEYDAREAVVTIRSGAGGVDAADWAEMLMRMYIRWAEKHDYGVEVFDTSYAEEAGIKSATFAVHAPYAYGTLSVEQGTHRLVRISPFDNQSRRQTSFADVEVLPVVDTADHIDIPDGDVRVDVYRSSGPGGQSVNTTDSAVRLTHVPTGIVVTCQNEKSQLQNKVSAMRVLQAKLLERKRLEERAEMDALKGDGGSSWGNQMRSYVLHPYQMVKDLRNDYEVGNPAAVLDGDIDGFLEAGIRWRNRKDDD is encoded by the coding sequence GTGGATCCCGACAGGCAAGACGACATCACCGCGCTCGACACCACTCTGACGACGGTGGAGCGGGTACTCGATGTCGACGGCCTGCGCGACCGCATCAAGACCCTCGAGGACGCCGCGTCGGATCCCAAGCTGTGGGACGACCAGACGCGCGCTCAGAAGGTCACCAGCGAGCTGTCGCATACGCAGAGCGAGTTGCGCCGGGTCGAGGAAATGAGGCAGCGGCTCGACGACCTCCCGGTCATGTACGAGCTCGCCTCCGAGGAAGAGGGCGCCAGCAGTACGGAGGCCTTCGAAGACGCCGACGTCGAGCTGGCAAAGCTGCGCGAGGACATCCAGGGCCTGGAGGTCCGCACCCTGCTCTCGGGTGAGTACGACGCGCGCGAGGCCGTCGTCACCATCCGGTCGGGCGCGGGCGGCGTCGACGCCGCCGATTGGGCCGAGATGCTCATGCGGATGTACATCCGCTGGGCCGAGAAGCACGACTACGGCGTCGAGGTGTTCGATACGTCCTACGCCGAAGAGGCGGGCATCAAGAGCGCGACGTTCGCGGTGCACGCGCCGTATGCCTACGGCACCCTGTCGGTGGAGCAGGGCACCCATCGCCTGGTGCGGATCAGCCCGTTCGACAATCAGAGCCGGCGTCAAACCTCCTTCGCCGACGTGGAGGTGCTGCCCGTCGTGGACACCGCCGATCACATCGACATTCCCGACGGTGACGTCCGCGTCGACGTCTACCGATCCAGCGGGCCCGGCGGGCAGTCGGTCAACACCACCGACTCGGCGGTTCGACTCACCCACGTCCCCACCGGTATCGTCGTAACTTGCCAGAATGAGAAGTCGCAGTTGCAGAACAAGGTTTCGGCAATGCGAGTCCTTCAGGCAAAACTGTTGGAACGCAAGCGTTTAGAAGAACGCGCTGAAATGGACGCCCTCAAGGGCGACGGCGGTAGTTCGTGGGGCAACCAGATGCGCTCCTACGTGCTGCACCCGTATCAGATGGTCAAGGACCTGCGTAACGACTACGAAGTCGGCAACCCGGCCGCAGTACTCGACGGCGACATCGACGGATTCCTCGAAGCGGGGATCCGTTGGCGCAATAGGAAAGATGACGACTAA
- the ftsE gene encoding cell division ATP-binding protein FtsE, with the protein MITLDHVSKQYKSSARPALDNVSLKIEKGEFVFLIGPSGSGKSTFMRLLLAEDTPTHGDIQVSKFHVNKLASRHIPGLRQVLGCVFQDFRLLQQKTVFENVAFALEVIGKRSDVINRVVPDVLEMVGLSGKASRLPTELSGGEQQRVAIARAFVNRPLVLLADEPTGNLDPETSKDIMDLLERINRTGTTVLMATHDHHIVDSMRQRVIELELGRLIRDEQRGVYGMDR; encoded by the coding sequence ATGATCACCCTTGACCACGTGAGCAAGCAGTACAAATCCTCGGCACGGCCAGCTCTGGACAATGTCTCGCTCAAGATCGAGAAGGGTGAGTTCGTCTTCCTCATCGGACCGTCCGGTTCGGGCAAGTCGACGTTCATGCGGCTCCTGCTTGCTGAGGACACCCCCACCCACGGCGACATCCAGGTGTCGAAGTTCCACGTGAACAAGCTGGCCAGCCGACACATCCCCGGCCTGCGGCAGGTTCTCGGGTGTGTCTTCCAGGACTTCCGCCTGCTGCAGCAGAAGACGGTGTTCGAGAACGTCGCCTTCGCGCTGGAGGTCATCGGGAAGCGCTCGGACGTGATCAATCGGGTCGTGCCCGACGTCCTCGAGATGGTGGGCCTGTCGGGCAAGGCCAGCCGGTTGCCCACCGAACTCTCCGGCGGCGAGCAGCAGCGCGTCGCCATCGCTCGTGCCTTCGTGAACCGGCCGCTGGTGCTGTTGGCCGACGAACCCACCGGAAACCTGGATCCGGAAACCAGCAAGGACATCATGGATCTGCTCGAGCGGATCAACCGCACCGGAACCACGGTGCTGATGGCCACCCACGATCACCACATCGTCGACTCGATGCGCCAGCGTGTCATCGAACTCGAGCTCGGTCGCTTGATTCGCGACGAGCAGCGCGGTGTCTACGGAATGGACCGCTAA
- a CDS encoding enoyl-CoA hydratase/isomerase family protein — MVEQDGFEGLTVDVRDDGVGVVLFNRSEKFNALTAATLGILARALRTLGDRQDCGAVVLSGAGAAFCAGMDLNDPGLAEPERDPVQQAYGAMRDAVTCVLTMREIPQPVIAAVRGPAVGGGFAIAAAADIRICSPDVAFMAPFVKLGISIGDMGLSWLLPRLIGAGAAAELFYNGGTLGAEESLRLGLVQHVVDDPLQAAVELAAKVASRPRLAVQMSKELLNASIAAGGLREHLEMEMRSQVIALMTQDHRAAVRAFGSRTRDDAKPGG; from the coding sequence ATGGTGGAGCAGGATGGCTTCGAGGGACTCACCGTCGACGTTCGCGACGACGGTGTCGGTGTCGTCCTGTTCAACCGTTCCGAGAAGTTCAACGCGTTGACCGCTGCGACCCTCGGCATCCTCGCGCGGGCGCTTCGCACGCTCGGTGACCGGCAGGACTGCGGTGCCGTCGTGCTCTCCGGCGCGGGGGCGGCCTTCTGCGCCGGCATGGATCTGAACGATCCCGGACTGGCCGAACCAGAACGCGACCCGGTGCAGCAGGCATACGGAGCGATGCGCGACGCGGTGACGTGCGTGCTGACGATGCGGGAGATCCCACAACCGGTGATCGCCGCCGTCCGCGGTCCCGCAGTGGGTGGCGGCTTCGCCATTGCTGCGGCCGCCGACATCCGCATCTGTTCGCCCGATGTGGCGTTCATGGCGCCCTTCGTCAAACTCGGCATCTCGATCGGGGACATGGGGCTGTCGTGGTTGCTGCCCAGGCTGATCGGAGCGGGTGCGGCCGCGGAATTGTTCTACAACGGAGGGACGCTGGGCGCCGAAGAGAGCCTGCGGCTCGGGCTGGTCCAGCACGTCGTCGACGATCCACTGCAGGCCGCTGTCGAACTCGCCGCGAAGGTGGCGTCCCGGCCACGCCTCGCCGTGCAGATGTCCAAGGAACTCCTCAACGCCAGCATCGCCGCCGGCGGTCTGCGCGAGCACCTGGAGATGGAGATGCGCTCGCAGGTGATCGCGCTAATGACGCAGGATCATCGCGCGGCAGTGCGGGCATTCGGGTCGCGAACCAGGGACGACGCCAAGCCCGGCGGATAG
- the ftsX gene encoding permease-like cell division protein FtsX encodes MRFGFLVNEVLTGLRRNVTMTVAMILTTAISIGLFGGGLLVVRLADSSRTIYLDRVESQVFLTNDVSANDPTCDADQCKALRKQIEDRDDVRSVRFLNQQDAYDDAIRKFPQYKDVAGKDAFPASFVVKLDNPEQHTDFDEALKAQPGVLNVLNQKELIDRLFAVLDGLSAAAFAVALVQAVGAILLIANMVQVAAYTRRTEVGIMRLVGASRWYTQLPFLVEAMLAAFIGVVISILGLIVVRALFLEQALNQFYQANLIARIDYADILYIAPILLFVGVAMAGVTGYVTLRLYVRR; translated from the coding sequence GTGCGCTTCGGCTTTCTCGTCAACGAAGTCCTCACCGGACTTCGTCGCAACGTCACCATGACGGTCGCCATGATCTTGACGACCGCGATCTCGATCGGCCTCTTCGGCGGTGGGCTCCTCGTGGTCCGCCTCGCCGACAGTTCGCGCACCATCTATCTGGATCGCGTCGAGAGTCAGGTGTTCTTGACCAACGACGTGTCGGCGAACGATCCGACGTGCGATGCGGATCAGTGCAAGGCGTTGCGCAAGCAGATCGAGGACCGCGACGACGTGCGGTCGGTCCGGTTCCTGAACCAGCAGGACGCCTACGACGACGCGATCAGGAAGTTTCCCCAATACAAAGACGTTGCGGGCAAGGACGCGTTCCCGGCATCATTCGTGGTGAAGCTCGACAATCCCGAGCAGCACACGGACTTCGACGAAGCGCTGAAGGCACAGCCCGGCGTCTTGAACGTGTTGAACCAGAAGGAGCTGATCGACCGGCTCTTCGCGGTGCTCGACGGGTTGAGTGCCGCGGCGTTTGCGGTGGCACTGGTACAGGCGGTCGGCGCGATCCTGTTGATAGCGAACATGGTTCAGGTCGCCGCGTACACGCGAAGAACGGAGGTGGGCATCATGCGACTCGTCGGCGCCAGCCGCTGGTACACGCAGCTGCCCTTCCTCGTCGAGGCCATGCTCGCGGCGTTCATCGGTGTGGTGATCTCGATCCTCGGCCTGATCGTGGTCCGGGCACTGTTCCTCGAGCAGGCGCTCAACCAGTTCTACCAAGCGAATCTGATCGCCCGGATCGACTACGCCGACATCTTGTACATCGCCCCGATCCTGCTGTTCGTCGGCGTGGCCATGGCGGGCGTCACGGGGTACGTCACCCTGCGGCTGTACGTACGGCGTTAG